From Polaribacter butkevichii, a single genomic window includes:
- a CDS encoding helicase HerA-like domain-containing protein, with amino-acid sequence MSQKEEFFEYINNGYKTKGDFIALGAAMLGEETITDALVKIPLKTLNRHGLIAGATGTGKTKTLQVLAENLSEKGIPVLLMDIKGDLSGLAQPSPGHAKIDERHAKIGFPFTAQKFPIEVLTISEQDGTRMRATVSEFGPVLLSRILDLTETQSGIVAIIFKYCDDNKYALLDIKDFKKVLQYVTNEGKEEIQAEYGRISSSSTGAILRKIVEIEQQGGDLFFGEKSFEVEDLTRTDEDGKGIISVLRLTDIQDKPKLFSTFMLQLLAEVYETFPEQGDSGKPELVIFIDEAHLVFEEASKALLNQIESIVKLIRSKGIGLYFVTQNPKDVPEDILAQLGLKIQHALRAFTAKDRKAIKLAAENYPSSEYYDTKEVLTQLGIGEAFVSVLNEKGIPTPLARTMLRAPMSRMDVLTDKELKNVINNSRLFYKYNENLDRESAYELLNKKIEKVNLAEAKAIQAEADEKEREKIAKEKEKERQREERASRSSSRRRSTAQNPLIKVLTSATFIRAAFGILKKVMK; translated from the coding sequence ATGAGTCAGAAGGAAGAATTTTTTGAGTACATCAATAACGGTTATAAAACCAAAGGCGATTTTATTGCATTAGGTGCCGCAATGTTAGGAGAAGAAACCATCACAGATGCATTGGTGAAAATACCGCTTAAAACATTGAATAGGCATGGTTTAATAGCAGGTGCAACCGGAACAGGAAAAACGAAAACACTACAAGTTTTAGCAGAAAACTTATCAGAAAAAGGAATTCCTGTGTTGTTAATGGATATTAAAGGAGATCTTTCTGGTTTAGCACAACCAAGTCCAGGACACGCAAAAATAGACGAACGTCATGCAAAAATTGGCTTTCCGTTTACGGCACAAAAATTTCCGATAGAAGTACTTACCATTTCTGAACAAGACGGAACAAGAATGCGTGCAACGGTATCAGAATTCGGACCAGTTTTATTATCAAGAATTTTAGATTTAACAGAAACACAAAGCGGAATTGTAGCCATCATTTTTAAATATTGTGATGACAATAAATATGCACTTTTAGATATTAAAGATTTTAAAAAAGTATTACAATACGTTACCAATGAAGGTAAAGAAGAAATTCAAGCTGAATATGGGCGAATTTCATCTTCCTCAACAGGAGCAATACTGCGTAAAATTGTAGAAATAGAGCAACAAGGTGGCGATTTATTCTTCGGAGAAAAATCTTTTGAAGTAGAAGATTTAACAAGAACAGATGAAGACGGAAAAGGAATTATCTCTGTATTGCGTTTAACAGACATACAAGACAAACCCAAGTTGTTTTCAACCTTTATGTTGCAGTTATTAGCAGAGGTATATGAAACTTTTCCAGAACAAGGAGATAGCGGAAAACCAGAGCTGGTAATCTTTATAGATGAGGCACATTTGGTGTTTGAAGAAGCCTCTAAAGCCCTATTAAATCAAATAGAAAGTATTGTAAAATTAATTCGTTCTAAAGGAATTGGCTTGTATTTTGTAACACAAAATCCAAAAGATGTGCCAGAAGATATTTTAGCACAATTGGGATTAAAAATTCAGCATGCCTTAAGAGCTTTTACTGCAAAAGATAGAAAAGCAATTAAATTGGCGGCAGAGAATTACCCAAGTTCAGAATATTACGATACCAAAGAGGTATTAACACAATTAGGTATTGGAGAAGCATTTGTATCCGTTTTAAATGAAAAAGGAATTCCAACTCCGTTGGCAAGAACCATGTTGCGCGCTCCAATGAGTAGAATGGATGTTTTAACAGACAAAGAGTTAAAAAATGTAATTAACAATTCGCGTCTTTTTTATAAGTATAACGAAAACTTAGATAGAGAAAGTGCTTACGAATTATTAAACAAAAAGATAGAAAAAGTAAATCTTGCAGAAGCTAAAGCCATACAAGCAGAGGCAGATGAAAAAGAAAGAGAAAAAATAGCGAAAGAAAAAGAAAAGGAAAGACAAAGAGAAGAAAGAGCCAGTAGAAGCTCTTCTAGAAGACGAAGCACTGCACAGAATCCATTGATAAAAGTATTAACAAGTGCTACTTTTATTAGAGCTGCATTCGGAATCTTAAAAAAAGTAATGAAATAA